In Strigops habroptila isolate Jane chromosome 7, bStrHab1.2.pri, whole genome shotgun sequence, the following are encoded in one genomic region:
- the TBC1D9 gene encoding TBC1 domain family member 9 isoform X2 → MWVNPEEVLLANALWVTERANPYFILQRRKGHGGDGGGGGLAGLLVGTLDVVLDSSARVAPYRILYQAPDSLVYWTIACGCSRKEITEHWEWLEQNLLQTLSIFENENDINTFVRGKIQGIIAEYNKINGIKEDDDTEKFKEAIVKFHKLFGMPEEEKLVNYYSCSYWKGKVPRQGWVYLSINHLCFYSFLMGKEAKLVIRWVDITQLEKNATLLFPDMIKVSTRSSEHFFSVFLNISETFKLMEQLANIAMRQLLDNEGFEQDTSLPKLKKKSPKKVSALKRDLDARAKSERYRALFRLPKDEKLDGHTDCTLWTPFNKMHILGQMFVSTNYICFTSKEENLCSLIIPLREVTIVEKADSSSVLPSPLSISTKNRMTFLFANLKDRDFLVQRISDFLQQTTSKIYLEKNISGSYMSSDDEAKEFLKEQAWKIHFAEYGQGVCMYRTEKTRDLVLKGIPESMRGELWLLFSGAINEMATHPGYYEDLVEKSMGKYNLATEEIERDLHRSLPEHPAFQNEMGIAALRRVLTAYAFRNPNIGYCQAMNIVTSVLLLYAKEEEAFWLLVALCERMLPDYYNTRVVGALVDQGVFEELARDYVPQLYDCMQDLGVISTISLSWFLTLFLSVMPFESAVVVVDCFFCEGIKVIFQLALAVLDANVDKLLNCKDDGEAMTVLGRYLDSVTNKDSTLPPIPHLHSLLSDDVEPYPEVDIFRLIRSSYEKFGSIRADLIEQMRFKQRLKVIQTLEDTTKRNVVRTIVTETSFTIDELEELYALFKAEHLTSCYWGGNSNAIDRHDPSLPYLEQYRIDFEQFKGMFALLFPWACGTHSDVLAARLFRLLDENGDLLINFREFVSGLSAACHGDLTEKLKLLYKMHVLPDPSPEQEEPDSAFEATQYFFEDITPECTHVVGLDSRNKQGVDDGFVTVSLKTDKAKKSSQENRNYLRMWSQENKSKAKNAKDLPKLNQGQFIELCKTMYNMFSEDPNEQDLYHATAAVTSLLLEIGEVGKLFSVQPAKETDSSSNNCSKTIQSELFQKKEHQRYPLEQHKPFQSSLSTNDEEAVCTDSALGMQMEDIKLEDSSPRDNGACSSMLISDDDTKDDSSMSSYSVLSAGSHEEEKLHCEDIGEDTVLVRSNHTTSLRRSTSIDRDWAITFEQFLASLLTEPALVRYFDKPVSMMARITNAKNIRMRGKPITSASDYEISTMSG, encoded by the exons GGCATCATCGCTGAGTACAACAAAATCAATGGCATCAAGGAGGATGATGATACAGAAAAATTTAAGGAAGCCATAGTGAAATTTCACAAGTTGTTTGGGATGCCAGAAGAAGAGAAGTTGGTGAACTACTATTCCTGCAGTTACTGGAAGGGGAAGGTTCCCCGTCAGGGCTGGGTATATCTCAGCATTAATCACCTTTGCTTTTACTCTTTCCTCATGGGCAAGGAAG CAAAGTTAGTTATCCGCTGGGTTGATATCACTCAACTTGAGAAAAATGCCACACTGCTCTTCCCTGATATGATCAAagtgagcacaaggtcaagtGAACATTTCTTCTCAGTATTCCTTAATATCAGTGAGACATTTAAACTAATGGAACAGCTTGCCAATATAGCTATGAGACAGCTTTTGGACAATGAAGGATTTGAACAAGACACGTCATTAcccaaactgaaaaagaaatccccCAAAAAAGTATCTGCACTGAAACG GGATCTTGATGCCAGAGCAAAGAGTGAGAGATACCGTGCGTTGTTCCGACTTCCTAAGGATGAGAAATTAGATGGACACACAGACTGTACTCTCTGGACTCCATTCaacaaaatgcatattttggGGCAGATGTTTGTTTCTACAAACTACATTTGCTTTACTAGTAAAGAAGAGAACTTGTGCAGCCTTATTATCCCTCTTCGAGAG GTGACGATAGTGGAAAAGGCAGACAGCTCCAGTGTGTTGCCCAGTCCGTTATCAATCAGCACGAAAAACAGAATGACATTCCTCTTTGCCAACTTGAAAGACAGAGACTTTCTTGTACAGAGAATCTCAGACTTTCTGCAACAAACCACTTCAAAAATATAcctggagaaaaatatttctggaagcTATATGAGCTCAGATGATGAG GCTAAAGAGTTTTTGAAGGAGCAGGCCTGGAAGATTCACTTTGCTGAATATGGCCAAGGAGTTTGTATGTATCGtacagagaaaaccagagaCCTTGTGCTGAAGGGCATTCCAGAAAGCATGAGAGGGGAACTTTGGCTACTGTTTTCAG GAGCCATTAATGAAATGGCCACTCATCCTGGCTATTATGAGGACCTGGTGGAGAAATCAATGGGGAAGTATAATCTTGCTACAGAAGAGATAGAGAGGGATCTGCACCGCTCCCTTCCAGAACACCCTGCATTCCAGAATGAGATGGGTATTGCTGCTCTAAGGAGAGTCTTGACAGCTTACGCTTTTAGAAATCCAAACATAGGATATTGTCAG gCTATGAATATTGTCACTTCGGTACTCCTCCTTTATGCAAAAGAGGAGGAGGCTTTTTGGCTGCTGGTGGCTCTGTGTGAACGTATGCTGCCCGACTACTACAACACAAGAGTTGTTG GAGCATTGGTGGATCAGGGTGTCTTTGAAGAGTTGGCTCGTGACTATGTTCCACAGCTGTATGACTGCATGCAGGACTTGGGTGTCATATCCACCATTTCCCTGTCCTGGTTCCTCACTCTTTTCCTCAGCGTAATGCCATTTGAAAGTGCAGTGGTGGTTGTGGATTGTTTCTTCTGTGAAGGAATAAAGGTGATATTTCAATTAGCGCTCGCTGTCCTCGATGCTAATGTAGACAAGCTGCTTAACTGTAAAGATGATGGAGAAGCCATGACAGTCTTGGGAAG ATATTTGGACAGCGTAACTAATAAGGACAGCACTCTTCCACCCATTCCTCATCTTCACTCACTACTCAGTGATGATGTAGAGCCTTATCCTGAGGTGGATATCTTCAGACTAATCAGGTCTTCATATGAG aaaTTTGGAAGTATCCGAGCAGATTTGATTGAACAAATGAGATTCAAACAAAGGCTGAAAGTTATCCAAACCCTTGAAGATACTACAAAGCGCAATGTG GTACGAACTATTGTGACGGAGACTTCTTTTACTATTGATGAACTGGAGGAACTTTATGCTCTTTTCAAG GCAGAACATCTGACTAGCTGCTACTGGGGAGGAAACAGCAATGCTATTGACCGGCATGATCCCAGTCTGCCTTATCTGGAGCAGTACCGTATTGACTTTGAGCAGTTCAAGGGGATGTttgctctcctttttccttGGGCATGTGGAACTCATTCAGATGTATTAGCTGCACGCTTATTCAGGCTTCTTGATGAAAACGGAGACCTGCTCATCAACTTCCGTGAATTCGTCTCTGGGCTAA GTGCAGCGTGCCATGGAGATCTTACAGAGAAGCTGAAGCTACTGtataaaatgcatgttttgcCTG ATCCATCCCCTGAGCAAGAAGAGCCAGACTCTGCTTTTGAAGCTACTCAGTACTTTTTTGAAGACATCACACCAGAATGTACACATG TTGTTGGCCTAGACAGCAGGAACAAGCAAGGAGTAGATGATGGGTTTGTTACAGTGAGTCTGAAAACAGATAAAG CCAAGAAGAGCTCACAAGAGAATCGAAATTATCTGAGAATGTGGAGCCAAGAGAATaaatccaaagcaaaaaacGCAAAGGACTTGCCCAAACTGAATCAG GGACAGTTCATTGAACTGTGCAAGACAATGTACAATATGTTCAGTGAAGACCCCAATGAGCAAGATCTGTACCATGCTACCGCTGCTGTGACAAGCTTGCTTTTGGAGATAGGTGAGGTTGGTAAGCTCTTCAGTGTGCAGCCCGCAAAAGAGACAGACAGCAGCAGTAACAACTGCAGCAAAACTATTCAGAGCGAGCTGTTCCAGAAGAAAGAGCACCAGCGGTACCCCCTTGAACAGCACAAGCCCTTCCAAAGCAGCCTCAGCACCAATGACGAGGAGGCCGTTTGCACCGACAGCGCCCTGGGCATGCAGATGGAAGACATTAAGCTCGAAGACTCTTCTCCCAGGGACAATGGAGCCTGTTCTTCCATGCTCATTTCCGATGATGATACAAAAGATGATAGTTCCATGTCCTCCTACTCGGTACTGAGCGCAGGTTCGCAcgaagaagaaaagctgcactGCGAGGACATTGGTGAAGACACCGTTTTGGTACGGAGCAACCACACCACTTCTCTTCGGAGAAGCACTAGCATTGACAGAGACTGGGCCATTACCTTTGAACAATTTTTAGCCTCCCTTTTGACTGAGCCAGCGCTGGTGAGGTACTTTGACAAGCCTGTGTCCATGATGGCCAGGATTACTAATGCTAAAAACATAAGGATGAGGGGGAAACCAATAACCTCGGCCAGTGACTATGAAATCTCTACTATGTCGGGATAA
- the TBC1D9 gene encoding TBC1 domain family member 9 isoform X1, with protein sequence MWVNPEEVLLANALWVTERANPYFILQRRKGHGGDGGGGGLAGLLVGTLDVVLDSSARVAPYRILYQAPDSLVYWTIACGCSRKEITEHWEWLEQNLLQTLSIFENENDINTFVRGKIQGIIAEYNKINGIKEDDDTEKFKEAIVKFHKLFGMPEEEKLVNYYSCSYWKGKVPRQGWVYLSINHLCFYSFLMGKEAKLVIRWVDITQLEKNATLLFPDMIKVSTRSSEHFFSVFLNISETFKLMEQLANIAMRQLLDNEGFEQDTSLPKLKKKSPKKVSALKRDLDARAKSERYRALFRLPKDEKLDGHTDCTLWTPFNKMHILGQMFVSTNYICFTSKEENLCSLIIPLREVTIVEKADSSSVLPSPLSISTKNRMTFLFANLKDRDFLVQRISDFLQQTTSKIYLEKNISGSYMSSDDEVFTRSSSSVISASPHKSLSSESEGERQFNLNDNGIPTATQALMTMYRRRSPEEFNPKLAKEFLKEQAWKIHFAEYGQGVCMYRTEKTRDLVLKGIPESMRGELWLLFSGAINEMATHPGYYEDLVEKSMGKYNLATEEIERDLHRSLPEHPAFQNEMGIAALRRVLTAYAFRNPNIGYCQAMNIVTSVLLLYAKEEEAFWLLVALCERMLPDYYNTRVVGALVDQGVFEELARDYVPQLYDCMQDLGVISTISLSWFLTLFLSVMPFESAVVVVDCFFCEGIKVIFQLALAVLDANVDKLLNCKDDGEAMTVLGRYLDSVTNKDSTLPPIPHLHSLLSDDVEPYPEVDIFRLIRSSYEKFGSIRADLIEQMRFKQRLKVIQTLEDTTKRNVVRTIVTETSFTIDELEELYALFKAEHLTSCYWGGNSNAIDRHDPSLPYLEQYRIDFEQFKGMFALLFPWACGTHSDVLAARLFRLLDENGDLLINFREFVSGLSAACHGDLTEKLKLLYKMHVLPDPSPEQEEPDSAFEATQYFFEDITPECTHVVGLDSRNKQGVDDGFVTVSLKTDKAKKSSQENRNYLRMWSQENKSKAKNAKDLPKLNQGQFIELCKTMYNMFSEDPNEQDLYHATAAVTSLLLEIGEVGKLFSVQPAKETDSSSNNCSKTIQSELFQKKEHQRYPLEQHKPFQSSLSTNDEEAVCTDSALGMQMEDIKLEDSSPRDNGACSSMLISDDDTKDDSSMSSYSVLSAGSHEEEKLHCEDIGEDTVLVRSNHTTSLRRSTSIDRDWAITFEQFLASLLTEPALVRYFDKPVSMMARITNAKNIRMRGKPITSASDYEISTMSG encoded by the exons GGCATCATCGCTGAGTACAACAAAATCAATGGCATCAAGGAGGATGATGATACAGAAAAATTTAAGGAAGCCATAGTGAAATTTCACAAGTTGTTTGGGATGCCAGAAGAAGAGAAGTTGGTGAACTACTATTCCTGCAGTTACTGGAAGGGGAAGGTTCCCCGTCAGGGCTGGGTATATCTCAGCATTAATCACCTTTGCTTTTACTCTTTCCTCATGGGCAAGGAAG CAAAGTTAGTTATCCGCTGGGTTGATATCACTCAACTTGAGAAAAATGCCACACTGCTCTTCCCTGATATGATCAAagtgagcacaaggtcaagtGAACATTTCTTCTCAGTATTCCTTAATATCAGTGAGACATTTAAACTAATGGAACAGCTTGCCAATATAGCTATGAGACAGCTTTTGGACAATGAAGGATTTGAACAAGACACGTCATTAcccaaactgaaaaagaaatccccCAAAAAAGTATCTGCACTGAAACG GGATCTTGATGCCAGAGCAAAGAGTGAGAGATACCGTGCGTTGTTCCGACTTCCTAAGGATGAGAAATTAGATGGACACACAGACTGTACTCTCTGGACTCCATTCaacaaaatgcatattttggGGCAGATGTTTGTTTCTACAAACTACATTTGCTTTACTAGTAAAGAAGAGAACTTGTGCAGCCTTATTATCCCTCTTCGAGAG GTGACGATAGTGGAAAAGGCAGACAGCTCCAGTGTGTTGCCCAGTCCGTTATCAATCAGCACGAAAAACAGAATGACATTCCTCTTTGCCAACTTGAAAGACAGAGACTTTCTTGTACAGAGAATCTCAGACTTTCTGCAACAAACCACTTCAAAAATATAcctggagaaaaatatttctggaagcTATATGAGCTCAGATGATGAG GTGTTTACAAGATCATCAAGTAGTGTAATTTCTGCCAGCCCTCATAAAAGCCTCAGCTCTGAGTCTGAGGGAGAGCGACAGTTCAATCTCAATGATAATGGCATTCCAACAGCAACTCAAGCTTTAATGACAATGTATCGGCGGAGGTCACCAGAGGAGTTCAACCCCAAGCTG GCTAAAGAGTTTTTGAAGGAGCAGGCCTGGAAGATTCACTTTGCTGAATATGGCCAAGGAGTTTGTATGTATCGtacagagaaaaccagagaCCTTGTGCTGAAGGGCATTCCAGAAAGCATGAGAGGGGAACTTTGGCTACTGTTTTCAG GAGCCATTAATGAAATGGCCACTCATCCTGGCTATTATGAGGACCTGGTGGAGAAATCAATGGGGAAGTATAATCTTGCTACAGAAGAGATAGAGAGGGATCTGCACCGCTCCCTTCCAGAACACCCTGCATTCCAGAATGAGATGGGTATTGCTGCTCTAAGGAGAGTCTTGACAGCTTACGCTTTTAGAAATCCAAACATAGGATATTGTCAG gCTATGAATATTGTCACTTCGGTACTCCTCCTTTATGCAAAAGAGGAGGAGGCTTTTTGGCTGCTGGTGGCTCTGTGTGAACGTATGCTGCCCGACTACTACAACACAAGAGTTGTTG GAGCATTGGTGGATCAGGGTGTCTTTGAAGAGTTGGCTCGTGACTATGTTCCACAGCTGTATGACTGCATGCAGGACTTGGGTGTCATATCCACCATTTCCCTGTCCTGGTTCCTCACTCTTTTCCTCAGCGTAATGCCATTTGAAAGTGCAGTGGTGGTTGTGGATTGTTTCTTCTGTGAAGGAATAAAGGTGATATTTCAATTAGCGCTCGCTGTCCTCGATGCTAATGTAGACAAGCTGCTTAACTGTAAAGATGATGGAGAAGCCATGACAGTCTTGGGAAG ATATTTGGACAGCGTAACTAATAAGGACAGCACTCTTCCACCCATTCCTCATCTTCACTCACTACTCAGTGATGATGTAGAGCCTTATCCTGAGGTGGATATCTTCAGACTAATCAGGTCTTCATATGAG aaaTTTGGAAGTATCCGAGCAGATTTGATTGAACAAATGAGATTCAAACAAAGGCTGAAAGTTATCCAAACCCTTGAAGATACTACAAAGCGCAATGTG GTACGAACTATTGTGACGGAGACTTCTTTTACTATTGATGAACTGGAGGAACTTTATGCTCTTTTCAAG GCAGAACATCTGACTAGCTGCTACTGGGGAGGAAACAGCAATGCTATTGACCGGCATGATCCCAGTCTGCCTTATCTGGAGCAGTACCGTATTGACTTTGAGCAGTTCAAGGGGATGTttgctctcctttttccttGGGCATGTGGAACTCATTCAGATGTATTAGCTGCACGCTTATTCAGGCTTCTTGATGAAAACGGAGACCTGCTCATCAACTTCCGTGAATTCGTCTCTGGGCTAA GTGCAGCGTGCCATGGAGATCTTACAGAGAAGCTGAAGCTACTGtataaaatgcatgttttgcCTG ATCCATCCCCTGAGCAAGAAGAGCCAGACTCTGCTTTTGAAGCTACTCAGTACTTTTTTGAAGACATCACACCAGAATGTACACATG TTGTTGGCCTAGACAGCAGGAACAAGCAAGGAGTAGATGATGGGTTTGTTACAGTGAGTCTGAAAACAGATAAAG CCAAGAAGAGCTCACAAGAGAATCGAAATTATCTGAGAATGTGGAGCCAAGAGAATaaatccaaagcaaaaaacGCAAAGGACTTGCCCAAACTGAATCAG GGACAGTTCATTGAACTGTGCAAGACAATGTACAATATGTTCAGTGAAGACCCCAATGAGCAAGATCTGTACCATGCTACCGCTGCTGTGACAAGCTTGCTTTTGGAGATAGGTGAGGTTGGTAAGCTCTTCAGTGTGCAGCCCGCAAAAGAGACAGACAGCAGCAGTAACAACTGCAGCAAAACTATTCAGAGCGAGCTGTTCCAGAAGAAAGAGCACCAGCGGTACCCCCTTGAACAGCACAAGCCCTTCCAAAGCAGCCTCAGCACCAATGACGAGGAGGCCGTTTGCACCGACAGCGCCCTGGGCATGCAGATGGAAGACATTAAGCTCGAAGACTCTTCTCCCAGGGACAATGGAGCCTGTTCTTCCATGCTCATTTCCGATGATGATACAAAAGATGATAGTTCCATGTCCTCCTACTCGGTACTGAGCGCAGGTTCGCAcgaagaagaaaagctgcactGCGAGGACATTGGTGAAGACACCGTTTTGGTACGGAGCAACCACACCACTTCTCTTCGGAGAAGCACTAGCATTGACAGAGACTGGGCCATTACCTTTGAACAATTTTTAGCCTCCCTTTTGACTGAGCCAGCGCTGGTGAGGTACTTTGACAAGCCTGTGTCCATGATGGCCAGGATTACTAATGCTAAAAACATAAGGATGAGGGGGAAACCAATAACCTCGGCCAGTGACTATGAAATCTCTACTATGTCGGGATAA
- the TBC1D9 gene encoding TBC1 domain family member 9 isoform X3, protein MPEEEKLVNYYSCSYWKGKVPRQGWVYLSINHLCFYSFLMGKEAKLVIRWVDITQLEKNATLLFPDMIKVSTRSSEHFFSVFLNISETFKLMEQLANIAMRQLLDNEGFEQDTSLPKLKKKSPKKVSALKRDLDARAKSERYRALFRLPKDEKLDGHTDCTLWTPFNKMHILGQMFVSTNYICFTSKEENLCSLIIPLREVTIVEKADSSSVLPSPLSISTKNRMTFLFANLKDRDFLVQRISDFLQQTTSKIYLEKNISGSYMSSDDEVFTRSSSSVISASPHKSLSSESEGERQFNLNDNGIPTATQALMTMYRRRSPEEFNPKLAKEFLKEQAWKIHFAEYGQGVCMYRTEKTRDLVLKGIPESMRGELWLLFSGAINEMATHPGYYEDLVEKSMGKYNLATEEIERDLHRSLPEHPAFQNEMGIAALRRVLTAYAFRNPNIGYCQAMNIVTSVLLLYAKEEEAFWLLVALCERMLPDYYNTRVVGALVDQGVFEELARDYVPQLYDCMQDLGVISTISLSWFLTLFLSVMPFESAVVVVDCFFCEGIKVIFQLALAVLDANVDKLLNCKDDGEAMTVLGRYLDSVTNKDSTLPPIPHLHSLLSDDVEPYPEVDIFRLIRSSYEKFGSIRADLIEQMRFKQRLKVIQTLEDTTKRNVVRTIVTETSFTIDELEELYALFKAEHLTSCYWGGNSNAIDRHDPSLPYLEQYRIDFEQFKGMFALLFPWACGTHSDVLAARLFRLLDENGDLLINFREFVSGLSAACHGDLTEKLKLLYKMHVLPDPSPEQEEPDSAFEATQYFFEDITPECTHVVGLDSRNKQGVDDGFVTVSLKTDKAKKSSQENRNYLRMWSQENKSKAKNAKDLPKLNQGQFIELCKTMYNMFSEDPNEQDLYHATAAVTSLLLEIGEVGKLFSVQPAKETDSSSNNCSKTIQSELFQKKEHQRYPLEQHKPFQSSLSTNDEEAVCTDSALGMQMEDIKLEDSSPRDNGACSSMLISDDDTKDDSSMSSYSVLSAGSHEEEKLHCEDIGEDTVLVRSNHTTSLRRSTSIDRDWAITFEQFLASLLTEPALVRYFDKPVSMMARITNAKNIRMRGKPITSASDYEISTMSG, encoded by the exons ATGCCAGAAGAAGAGAAGTTGGTGAACTACTATTCCTGCAGTTACTGGAAGGGGAAGGTTCCCCGTCAGGGCTGGGTATATCTCAGCATTAATCACCTTTGCTTTTACTCTTTCCTCATGGGCAAGGAAG CAAAGTTAGTTATCCGCTGGGTTGATATCACTCAACTTGAGAAAAATGCCACACTGCTCTTCCCTGATATGATCAAagtgagcacaaggtcaagtGAACATTTCTTCTCAGTATTCCTTAATATCAGTGAGACATTTAAACTAATGGAACAGCTTGCCAATATAGCTATGAGACAGCTTTTGGACAATGAAGGATTTGAACAAGACACGTCATTAcccaaactgaaaaagaaatccccCAAAAAAGTATCTGCACTGAAACG GGATCTTGATGCCAGAGCAAAGAGTGAGAGATACCGTGCGTTGTTCCGACTTCCTAAGGATGAGAAATTAGATGGACACACAGACTGTACTCTCTGGACTCCATTCaacaaaatgcatattttggGGCAGATGTTTGTTTCTACAAACTACATTTGCTTTACTAGTAAAGAAGAGAACTTGTGCAGCCTTATTATCCCTCTTCGAGAG GTGACGATAGTGGAAAAGGCAGACAGCTCCAGTGTGTTGCCCAGTCCGTTATCAATCAGCACGAAAAACAGAATGACATTCCTCTTTGCCAACTTGAAAGACAGAGACTTTCTTGTACAGAGAATCTCAGACTTTCTGCAACAAACCACTTCAAAAATATAcctggagaaaaatatttctggaagcTATATGAGCTCAGATGATGAG GTGTTTACAAGATCATCAAGTAGTGTAATTTCTGCCAGCCCTCATAAAAGCCTCAGCTCTGAGTCTGAGGGAGAGCGACAGTTCAATCTCAATGATAATGGCATTCCAACAGCAACTCAAGCTTTAATGACAATGTATCGGCGGAGGTCACCAGAGGAGTTCAACCCCAAGCTG GCTAAAGAGTTTTTGAAGGAGCAGGCCTGGAAGATTCACTTTGCTGAATATGGCCAAGGAGTTTGTATGTATCGtacagagaaaaccagagaCCTTGTGCTGAAGGGCATTCCAGAAAGCATGAGAGGGGAACTTTGGCTACTGTTTTCAG GAGCCATTAATGAAATGGCCACTCATCCTGGCTATTATGAGGACCTGGTGGAGAAATCAATGGGGAAGTATAATCTTGCTACAGAAGAGATAGAGAGGGATCTGCACCGCTCCCTTCCAGAACACCCTGCATTCCAGAATGAGATGGGTATTGCTGCTCTAAGGAGAGTCTTGACAGCTTACGCTTTTAGAAATCCAAACATAGGATATTGTCAG gCTATGAATATTGTCACTTCGGTACTCCTCCTTTATGCAAAAGAGGAGGAGGCTTTTTGGCTGCTGGTGGCTCTGTGTGAACGTATGCTGCCCGACTACTACAACACAAGAGTTGTTG GAGCATTGGTGGATCAGGGTGTCTTTGAAGAGTTGGCTCGTGACTATGTTCCACAGCTGTATGACTGCATGCAGGACTTGGGTGTCATATCCACCATTTCCCTGTCCTGGTTCCTCACTCTTTTCCTCAGCGTAATGCCATTTGAAAGTGCAGTGGTGGTTGTGGATTGTTTCTTCTGTGAAGGAATAAAGGTGATATTTCAATTAGCGCTCGCTGTCCTCGATGCTAATGTAGACAAGCTGCTTAACTGTAAAGATGATGGAGAAGCCATGACAGTCTTGGGAAG ATATTTGGACAGCGTAACTAATAAGGACAGCACTCTTCCACCCATTCCTCATCTTCACTCACTACTCAGTGATGATGTAGAGCCTTATCCTGAGGTGGATATCTTCAGACTAATCAGGTCTTCATATGAG aaaTTTGGAAGTATCCGAGCAGATTTGATTGAACAAATGAGATTCAAACAAAGGCTGAAAGTTATCCAAACCCTTGAAGATACTACAAAGCGCAATGTG GTACGAACTATTGTGACGGAGACTTCTTTTACTATTGATGAACTGGAGGAACTTTATGCTCTTTTCAAG GCAGAACATCTGACTAGCTGCTACTGGGGAGGAAACAGCAATGCTATTGACCGGCATGATCCCAGTCTGCCTTATCTGGAGCAGTACCGTATTGACTTTGAGCAGTTCAAGGGGATGTttgctctcctttttccttGGGCATGTGGAACTCATTCAGATGTATTAGCTGCACGCTTATTCAGGCTTCTTGATGAAAACGGAGACCTGCTCATCAACTTCCGTGAATTCGTCTCTGGGCTAA GTGCAGCGTGCCATGGAGATCTTACAGAGAAGCTGAAGCTACTGtataaaatgcatgttttgcCTG ATCCATCCCCTGAGCAAGAAGAGCCAGACTCTGCTTTTGAAGCTACTCAGTACTTTTTTGAAGACATCACACCAGAATGTACACATG TTGTTGGCCTAGACAGCAGGAACAAGCAAGGAGTAGATGATGGGTTTGTTACAGTGAGTCTGAAAACAGATAAAG CCAAGAAGAGCTCACAAGAGAATCGAAATTATCTGAGAATGTGGAGCCAAGAGAATaaatccaaagcaaaaaacGCAAAGGACTTGCCCAAACTGAATCAG GGACAGTTCATTGAACTGTGCAAGACAATGTACAATATGTTCAGTGAAGACCCCAATGAGCAAGATCTGTACCATGCTACCGCTGCTGTGACAAGCTTGCTTTTGGAGATAGGTGAGGTTGGTAAGCTCTTCAGTGTGCAGCCCGCAAAAGAGACAGACAGCAGCAGTAACAACTGCAGCAAAACTATTCAGAGCGAGCTGTTCCAGAAGAAAGAGCACCAGCGGTACCCCCTTGAACAGCACAAGCCCTTCCAAAGCAGCCTCAGCACCAATGACGAGGAGGCCGTTTGCACCGACAGCGCCCTGGGCATGCAGATGGAAGACATTAAGCTCGAAGACTCTTCTCCCAGGGACAATGGAGCCTGTTCTTCCATGCTCATTTCCGATGATGATACAAAAGATGATAGTTCCATGTCCTCCTACTCGGTACTGAGCGCAGGTTCGCAcgaagaagaaaagctgcactGCGAGGACATTGGTGAAGACACCGTTTTGGTACGGAGCAACCACACCACTTCTCTTCGGAGAAGCACTAGCATTGACAGAGACTGGGCCATTACCTTTGAACAATTTTTAGCCTCCCTTTTGACTGAGCCAGCGCTGGTGAGGTACTTTGACAAGCCTGTGTCCATGATGGCCAGGATTACTAATGCTAAAAACATAAGGATGAGGGGGAAACCAATAACCTCGGCCAGTGACTATGAAATCTCTACTATGTCGGGATAA